The following proteins are encoded in a genomic region of Arachis ipaensis cultivar K30076 chromosome B02, Araip1.1, whole genome shotgun sequence:
- the LOC107627191 gene encoding TBC1 domain family member 8B-like isoform X1 gives MILSFVLFCYGFGYAYPGTIIHVNVYRDSYGFALRPQYAQRYREYSSIYKEEEGERSYKWRSFLGEAPNSAKPSSPENKHKETSEVECNEVKEESSSNKVCKEDDLNSKNISEGTKEVGVGGVSEGGDLSGRKSSGVNEIKEGTSAGRVCEGGDSSGRKVVFDISIENSSEKDLHYSEERKTRKVQRWAEIRPSLSAIEKLMSSRFKKGNDVKGEIRNGNNDHLPYIEKSKLGGGVSATDVNKSSAALVVEDSLQQFSLWKELEFLVQGGIPKDLRGEVWQAFVGVKTRRVKSYYEDLLAKETINAESNEQNDTSTASGKWRKQIEKDITRTFPGHPALDEHGRNSLRRLLLAYARHNPSVGYCQAMNFFAGLLLLLMPEENAFWTFVGIIDDYFGGCYTEEMIESQVDQLVFEELMRERFPKLVNHLEYLGVQVTWISGPWFLSIFVNMIPWESVLRVWDVLLFEGNRVMLFRTALALMELYGPALVTTKDAGDAITLLQSLAGSTFDSSQLVLTACMGFLAVTEEKLHELREKHRPSVLEVVEERARKGRLWKDSKGIASKLYSFKHDQEPLVEEKKVNKGDDMAANEEIPRIESHSSDLDELLHSLNVDSEVDSLPDLQEQVVWLKVELCRLLEEKRNAILRAEELETALMDMVKQDNRLQLSARIEELEQEVAELQQVLADKKEQEVAMMQVLVKLEHDQKDTEDARKRAEQELAAQKLEVHILQEKYEKAMISIAELQKRVIVAESMLEATLQYESGQNKALSSPRVGGRQSPHTDSNSRFGLLFGRGWLDKNKGKSNAEESGENLSSNAALGTESNDQEKQT, from the exons aTGATTTTGAGTTTTGTTCTGTTCTGTTATGGATTTGGTTATGCATACCCCGGAACAATAATTCATGTCAATGTTTATAGGGATTCTTATGGATTTGCATTGAGGCCTCAATACGCACAAAGATACAGAGAGTATTCTTCAATCTACAAG GAGGAGGAAGGTGAAAGATCATATAAATGGAGAAGCTTCCTTGGAGAGGCACCCAACTCAGCAAAACCAAGTTCTCCTGAGAACAAACACAAAGAAACATCGGAAGTTGAATGTAATGAGGTAAAAGAAGAGAGTAGTTCAAATAAGGTATGCAAAGAAGATGATTTAAATAGTAAGAATATTTCTGAAGGCACTAAAGAGGTTGGTGTAGGGGGTGTTAGTGAAGGAGGTGACTTAAGTGGCAGGAAGTCTTCTGGAGTTAATGAGATAAAAGAAGGCACTAGTGCAGGAAGGGTTTGTGAAGGGGGTGATTCAAGTGGCAGAAAGGTTGTTTTTGATATATCAATAGAAAACAGTTCAGAAAAGGATTTGCACTATTCAGAAGAAAGAAAGACACGTAAAGTTCAACGCTGGGCTGAAATTAGGCCATCTCTTAGTGCCATTGAAAAATTGATGAGTTCTCGTTTCAAAAAGGGAAATGATGTGAAAGGTGAGATAAGAAATGGTAATAATGACCATCTTCCATATATAGAAAAATCTAAACTTGGAGGAGGGGTTTCTGCAACGGATGTTAATAAGTCAAGCGCTGCGTTAGTGGTTGAAGATTCACTTCAACAATTCTCTCTATGGAAAGAACTGGAGTTTCTTGTTCAAGGAGGCATCCCAAAGGATCTTAGAGGAGAG GTTTGGCAAGCCTTTGTAGGTGTAAAGACAAGGCGGGTTAAGAGCTATTATGAGGATCTGTTAGCAAAAGAAACTATCAATGCTGAAAGCAATGAGCAAAATGACACATCTACTGCATCTGGGAAGTGGAGAAAGCAGATTGAGAAG GACATTACAAGAACTTTCCCAGGACACCCTGCTTTGGATGAACATGGTAGAAATTCCTTGAGGCGTTTACTGCTAGCATATGCTAGACATAACCCCTCTGTTGGGTATTGTCAG GCAATGAACTTCTTTGCAGGTTTATTGCTGCTTCTTATGCCCGAAGAAAATGCCTTTTG GACTTTTGTTGGCATCATTGATGATTATTTTGGAGGTTGTTATACAGAGGAAATGATAGAATCTCAG GTGGACCAGCTTGTCTTTGAAGAATTAATGCGTGAAAGATTTCCCAAACTGG TTAATCATCTGGAATACTTGGGAGTGCAAGTGACATGGATATCTGGACCTTGGTTCCTATCAATATTTGTGAACATGATTCCTTGGGAAAGCG TACTTCGAGTTTGGGATGTGCTTCTATTTGAAGGGAACCGTGTTATGCTATTTCGAACTGCACTGGCCCTTATGGAACTATATG GTCCTGCATTAGTCACTACAAAGGATGCAGGTGATGCGATTACTCTATTGCAATCACTTGCTGGTTCAACATTTGACAGCAGTCAACTTGTCTTAACAGCTTGCATGGGTTTTCTAGCTGTGACAGAGGAAAAATTACATGAACTAAGAGAAAAGCATAGACCATCTGTCTTAGAAGTAGTAGAAGAAAGGGCAAGGAAAGGAAGACTTTGGAAGGATTCCAAAGGGATTGCTTCTAAACTGTATAGTTTCAAGCATGACCAAGAACCGTTAGTAGAAGAAAAAAAGGTCAATAAAGGAGATGATATGGCCGCTAATGAGGAAATACCACGGATAGAGTCTCATTCCTCTGATTTGGATGAACTACTTCACAGTCTTAATGTTGATTCTGAAGTGGATTCTCTACCGGATCTCCAGGAACAG GTGGTTTGGTTGAAGGTTGAGTTATGCCGATTGCTGGAGGAGAAAAGAAATGCAATACTGAG AGCTGAGGAGCTTGAAACAGCTTTAATGGATATGGTAAAGCAGGATAATCGACTGCAATTGAGTGCAAGG ATTGAGGAATTGGAGCAGGAAGTAGCCGAGTTACAACAAGTCCTTGCAGATAAGAAAGAACAGGAAGTTGCCATGATGCAG GTCTTAGTGAAGCTAGAGCATGATCAGAAAGATACTGAAGATGCTCGTAAAAGAGCAGAACAAGAACTTGCAGCTCAAAAATTAGAAGTTCATATCCTTCAG GAAAAGTATGAGAAAGCCATGATATCAATTGCTGAGTTGCAAAAACGGGTGATTGTTGCAGAAAGTATGTTGGAGGCTACCCTTCAATATGAATCTGGCCAAAACAAAGCACTTTCTTCACCAAG GGTTGGTGGTCGTCAAAGTCCACATACAGATAGCAACTCACGTTTTGGTCTACTTTTTGGACGTGGTTGGCTTGATAAAAACAAG GGGAAGTCTAATGCTGAGGAATCCGGTGAAAATTTGTCTTCCAATGCCGCTTTGGGGACTGAATCCAATGACCAAGAAAAGCAAACATAG